One window of Legionella pneumophila subsp. pneumophila str. Philadelphia 1 genomic DNA carries:
- the sidA gene encoding T4SS effector SidA, with amino-acid sequence MSKKYRTPIRLSDKMKTLKKNLQEQLTQSKSLGEQIHAGTTTASTITTGINHLFNVIASFLSSYRQIPLVGGVLQLVAILAKSISIVSDPEKSIAEKIISSILIAAIIALSIAAITLGGLAAAIIGTVIASTVTIMEGLGFFGKIAEKFQLANSYKMKKEFIDLVAKRIEPNNDKYNDLFEIRAIELQHELEKSYPNQIEQQQLKEELNFINAVLRKKNITPGNNKENDAYKLNQLYAKRAEQLKTLVDKIALINPTGKRAEQNKLLSEIKALQKEITKTDDSIEEIIAPLAKIERDNLKSTINLPLSYSTFAIAAASTLISIAGLLVVAGVIAAPPIMVPIMFAVGSVMAIIGLIKWTAEKMAEIEDAQLKAEKTAKHEDAVLDEALNVYEQQLNLELVSPSNPARQVKNILIVHDKVPALSPTESTVSSLDSRFTLFGSSSREHTKIAEQKTTDTTNEQVPTTFDSISKPTR; translated from the coding sequence ATGTCCAAAAAATATCGAACTCCCATCCGATTGTCAGACAAGATGAAAACTCTTAAAAAGAATCTTCAGGAGCAACTGACACAATCCAAATCGTTAGGCGAGCAAATTCATGCTGGAACTACCACAGCATCAACAATAACAACGGGAATAAATCACTTGTTTAATGTTATTGCTTCCTTTTTAAGCTCCTACCGACAAATTCCACTGGTGGGTGGGGTTTTGCAATTGGTGGCCATATTAGCTAAATCAATCTCAATTGTGAGCGATCCGGAAAAATCTATTGCTGAAAAAATAATATCTTCGATTCTAATTGCTGCTATTATCGCCCTGTCTATTGCAGCGATCACCCTCGGTGGATTGGCTGCCGCAATCATCGGGACAGTAATTGCTTCTACTGTAACCATCATGGAAGGATTGGGATTTTTTGGGAAAATTGCTGAAAAATTTCAATTGGCAAATTCCTACAAAATGAAAAAAGAATTTATAGATCTTGTAGCGAAACGTATAGAGCCAAACAATGATAAATATAATGACTTATTCGAAATTCGTGCCATAGAACTCCAACATGAACTTGAGAAATCTTATCCCAATCAAATTGAACAGCAACAATTAAAAGAAGAGTTGAATTTCATTAATGCGGTACTTAGGAAAAAAAATATCACCCCGGGCAACAACAAAGAGAATGACGCTTACAAACTAAACCAACTCTATGCTAAACGCGCTGAGCAATTAAAAACTCTTGTAGATAAAATTGCTTTAATCAATCCAACTGGAAAAAGAGCTGAGCAAAACAAACTTTTAAGCGAAATCAAAGCATTACAAAAAGAAATAACCAAAACCGACGATAGCATAGAAGAAATCATAGCCCCACTTGCTAAAATAGAACGAGACAATTTGAAATCTACCATTAATTTGCCATTAAGTTACAGTACCTTTGCTATAGCAGCGGCCAGTACTTTAATATCGATAGCCGGCTTATTGGTGGTAGCTGGCGTGATTGCCGCACCTCCGATTATGGTCCCTATCATGTTTGCAGTAGGTAGTGTTATGGCAATCATTGGTTTAATCAAGTGGACCGCTGAAAAAATGGCTGAAATAGAGGACGCTCAATTAAAAGCAGAAAAAACTGCGAAACACGAGGATGCAGTTTTAGATGAAGCATTAAACGTTTATGAGCAACAATTAAATCTTGAGTTAGTCAGTCCTTCAAACCCTGCGAGACAGGTGAAAAATATATTAATAGTTCACGATAAAGTGCCTGCTTTGTCGCCAACTGAAAGTACTGTAAGCTCATTAGATTCCAGATTTACTTTATTTGGCTCATCTTCTCGAGAGCACACAAAAATAGCAGAACAGAAAACCACTGATACAACTAATGAACAAGTACCTA